One segment of Panicum virgatum strain AP13 chromosome 3K, P.virgatum_v5, whole genome shotgun sequence DNA contains the following:
- the LOC120700827 gene encoding NRR repressor homolog 1-like, with protein MDGNKRARGAEKAAAARSVPPAAPSDDADATSAPARVVRKMLPVPGAAAPPPPVDDDEPVAAVDDSGAGAGVVEDDDDEQVERFYALLANIRALRGLVPPPYAAGSGATTSRKRAAEPPWSPAFRMEDFEDPAAPPPSTKRKRAECADDGDGDGNSASGARPVLAVAPSPPHAAERHDGGSYKN; from the coding sequence ATGGATGGCAACAAGAGAGCGCGCGGGGCGGAGAAGGCCGCAGCAGCACGGTCCGTCCCGCCAGCCGCCCCCagcgacgacgccgacgccacgtcggcgccggcgcgggtggTTCGGAAGATGCTGCCGGtacccggcgcggcggccccgcCACCACCGGTCGATGATGACGAGCCCGTGGCGGCAGTGGACgacagcggcgccggcgcgggcgtcgtcgaggacgacgacgacgagcaggTGGAGAGGTTCTACGCGCTGCTGGCCAACATCCGGGCACTCAGGGGCCTGGTGCCGCCTCCGTACgcggccggcagcggggcgacgaCCTCGAGGAAGCGGGCCGCGGAGCCGCCGTGGAGCCCGGCGTTCAGGATGGAGGACTTCGAggaccccgccgcgccgccgccgtcgaccaaGAGGAAGCGCGCAGAGTGCgcggacgacggcgacggcgacggcaacAGCGCGAGCGGTGCGCGCCCGGTCCTCGCcgtcgcgccgtcgccgccgcacgcggCGGAACGCCACGACGGCGGCAGCTACAAGAACTGA
- the LOC120698924 gene encoding NRR repressor homolog 1-like, which yields MGDAGEETKKAMRIAAMHGDGASARVAVAAAEQQRQAPLLLPAAGGGSGPVQGCGAGDDDAADDEKVERFYALLANIRALRGLCSAGESGSAAAGRGRKRAREAEAPWRPAFRMEDFEEEVSQSQATADARKGAGVVARPPAAARPRAAAVDREELEDSEVAEASGKKLGRRVAAQG from the coding sequence ATGGGCGACGCAGGAGAAGAGACGAAGAAGGCTATGCGGATCGCCGCCATGCACGGCGACGGCGCGTCGGCCCgggtggccgtggcggcggcggagcagcagcgCCAGGCGCCATTATTATTGcctgctgccggcggcggctctggaccGGTGCAGGgatgcggcgccggcgacgacgacgccgccgacgacgaGAAGGTGGAGAGGTTCTACGCGCTGCTCGCCAACATCCGGGCCCTGAGGGGCCTGTGCAGCGCCGGGGAGAGCggatcggccgccgccggccgggggagGAAGCGGgcgcgggaggcggaggcgccgtGGAGGCCGGCGTTCCGGATGGAGGACTTCGAGGAGGAGGTCAGTCAGAGTCAAGCGACGGCCGACGCTCGTAAAGGCGCCGGCGTCGTCGCgaggccgcccgccgcggccaggccgagagccgccgccgtcgaccgcgAGGAATTAGAAGACTCCGAGGTCGCTGAAGCGAGCGGAAAGAAGCTCGGTCGCCGCGTCGCAGCGCAGGGGTGA